TGGCAGTCTGACTCGAGGGATCTCCCACACCAGATCCATACCACTCACCATCATGCCCCCCGTGAACGGGCCTAGCATCCCCATAGCAACACCTCCTCCAGCTGCACCCCGACCATGATCAGGGACATCGTCTCTAGCAGCAGCCCCCCTCCTCCTGCCTCCACGCCCACGTCGTCTCCCGCCCCCTAGCAGCCTCATCACCCTCCTCCATAGCATGATCCAGCCACCGCCACTCACGCTGGCTACGACGTGTCCCAACTCGAGCTCTCCTCTCAACACGACGTCTGTCAGGAACATCGTCGACTCGGTCCATATCAGGAATTCGGCCGGCACCCCTCTGCGTCGCCTCATCCAGAATAGGAATACCTCTCGGATCCCCCAAGTACATCTCGGGCGACAAGAACCTCTTCCCGTGCTGGTGCCACCATGCCAAGAAATCAAGCGAGGGACCCGGGTCAGCCACGATGTCGAACTGTAAAATGTGCTCCGCACGATTCTGCCAGTGAAGATGGCAGTCAGGTAAGTGCAACGAGAACCAACGGTCGCCTCCTCTCCCGTCCTTTGACATCAagaagtcgatgttcagggcgggatGCGGCGGGGGCTGTACGCCGCCAAACTGCGGTAACACTCTATCAACCTGATGCCACTCAACCACCGCAAAATATATCAGGGACGTCACACACCGCCATAACATCGTATGCCGAGGCTCTAAGACCTCCGGATGGACAACCTGGATGACGTCGAGTGCGCTATAGGGCATCCATATGAACTGAAAGAACCAAATAAAATCAATTTGACGTTTCTGTTAGACCATATAAACAGAAAGAACGACTACATATAGATATGGGCTCAGCGTACTTACATCTCGAGGCTGTAACAAGTCGATCTTCAGGCGAGCCATCTGCACCCGAGGTCCCTTGTTGCTAATCCCAGGATTGTAACCAGACCACCTGCGTAAGAAGTTAAACATGTTAATGCATTCATGAGTCACTCTAGAAGCCATGAAATTGCTTGCATAATTGAAAATAAATACAATAAGGCTACATAATACAAAACAATAATGGTACCTCGAGGCAAGGGGCCAGCTAAACGCATCATACCCAGGAGGCCTAAAAGAAGGAAACCTCCAAAATATCCAAGACTACAGTAACTGTAACGGCCCTGCTAACTTCACGACATGTCTGTTCGcgactcggcacatgcaccggtacagcCATGCTAGTGCCGCCGACCCCCAACTGTAGCCACCCATCTCCTAAAGCCTAGCAACAAAGGGTAGCCATCTGATGTGTATACGATTGCCGGACTTGTCGACAAACAGCTgcgtgcccaacaacatcatgatgtaggCACGGGCAAAGCGCCTAACTGTCTCCTCATCAGCCCCGTGGGGACACTCTCCAAATGTCTCCTGGAACCAGGTGCAGTTCACTGCGAATTTCTGAATTTGGTTCTCAGGAGGTAAAACACCGAGCAACTCATGGAACCACTGCCAAGCTGGCCTCCCACCCTCAATGTATAGGTGGAAGTCTGTCAGGCAACCACTAACGTAATGTCCGTCCACCGGCAACCCCAGCTGGTATGCGACGTCCTGAAGCGTGatggtgcactctccgaacggcatgtgGAAGGTGTGTGTCTCAGGCCGCCATCTCTCGACGAATGCACTGACATGGGGCTCGTCTAGTCGGAACCATCTGTCGTTCAGTCTTGCAAGATGGTACaatccggccatctgcaagtacggaacgtaccTCTCATCAAGACGCATCCCCTGCTGCCGCCTAACGCTGGATATGCAACGCCGAGGCTGGACAGTAGATGAACCGCATAATTAGAACAGATTCACAAACCACTAACATATACAATTCATTTCATAAAGAACAAAAAAAGTAATCGTGCGATACAACATATATTAAACCAGCGACCAACATTGCATACATAAACGGCAGACATAGACCGGTTCTACAAACCACTAACAGTCActaaaaccactaacaaaaaccactatcCTAAACCGCTAACACTAACATATACCACTATAaaaaaccattaacaaaaacCACCGGCCTACACCACTATCCTAAACCACTAACAATAACATAAACCACTATCAAAAACCATTAATA
The DNA window shown above is from Arachis ipaensis cultivar K30076 chromosome B08, Araip1.1, whole genome shotgun sequence and carries:
- the LOC107612150 gene encoding serine/threonine-protein phosphatase 7 long form homolog isoform X1, with product MARLKIDLLQPRDFIWMPYSALDVIQVVHPEVLEPRHTMLWRCVTSLIYFAVVEWHQVDRVLPQFGGVQPPPHPALNIDFLMSKDGRGGDRWFSLHLPDCHLHWQNRAEHILQFDIVADPGPSLDFLAWWHQHGKRFLSPEMYLGDPRGIPILDEATQRGAGRIPDMDRVDDVPDRRRVERRARVGTRRSQREWRWLDHAMEEGDEAARGRETTWAWRQEEGGCC
- the LOC107611459 gene encoding protein MAIN-LIKE 1-like; the encoded protein is MGDDPGRLYRLDGVAHIAGVINDEPRRCISSVRRQQGMRLDERYVPYLQMAGLYHLARLNDRWFRLDEPHVSAFVERWRPETHTFHMPFGECTITLQDVAYQLGLPVDGHYVSGCLTDFHLYIEGGRPAWQWFHELLGVLPPENQIQKFAVNCTWFQETFGECPHGADEETVRRFARAYIMMLLGTQLFVDKSGNRIHIRWLPFVARL